In Candidatus Nitrospira nitrificans, one genomic interval encodes:
- a CDS encoding transglycosylase domain-containing protein translates to MSPNGGHGIYGAEAAARHHFGKSAEDLTIDEAAWLAAILPSPRRYDPLRKTTFLTRRHERILKWIDRQSATPVPIADEEMH, encoded by the coding sequence ATGTCGCCGAATGGGGGGCACGGCATCTATGGCGCCGAAGCTGCGGCCCGTCATCACTTCGGGAAGTCGGCCGAGGACCTGACGATCGACGAAGCTGCCTGGCTGGCGGCCATTTTGCCGTCTCCACGCAGATACGATCCCCTTCGGAAAACGACCTTCCTCACTCGCCGCCACGAACGTATTCTAAAATGGATCGATCGGCAATCCGCAACGCCCGTGCCCATCGCCGATGAGGAGATGCACTAG
- a CDS encoding AAA family ATPase gives MLGKGCFGIYFVATKSLAAFRDLLLVLDRYGKARLKQKKKEIYVVNGDNIPVTASSWDDLVLPPPMAQDIRVNTDGFFAGQERYAALGLPHRRGFLFAGPPGCGKTLTLKTLAFNTPAKFISVLGTADVDDSMLRNALDLAEGCTPAVVLLEDLDRMVQAKGISLSHFLNLLDGLKVLNGVLVIATCNEPDKLDPALIHRPSRFDRVWRFELPKYEQRLELLRRKGGTFFSESALETTARRSEGFSMAYVQEIVVNALLECAHDSCEPTDNSLLKSVEVLRLQRKEASKSGESMEERETVGFCGSDIHTL, from the coding sequence ATGTTGGGTAAGGGCTGCTTTGGAATCTATTTCGTTGCGACCAAGTCCCTTGCTGCCTTTCGAGACCTGCTTCTCGTCCTGGATCGGTACGGCAAAGCCAGACTCAAGCAAAAGAAGAAGGAAATCTATGTCGTCAATGGCGACAATATTCCGGTGACCGCGAGTTCGTGGGATGATCTGGTGCTGCCGCCTCCCATGGCGCAGGACATTCGGGTCAATACGGATGGCTTTTTTGCCGGCCAGGAGCGGTACGCGGCCCTAGGCCTCCCCCACCGTCGAGGATTTCTGTTTGCAGGGCCGCCAGGTTGCGGGAAAACACTCACGCTCAAGACTCTGGCCTTTAACACGCCTGCGAAGTTCATTTCCGTGCTGGGGACAGCGGATGTGGACGACAGCATGCTCCGTAACGCCTTGGATCTAGCCGAGGGGTGTACGCCGGCGGTTGTCTTGCTGGAGGATCTCGACCGAATGGTGCAGGCCAAGGGGATTTCGCTATCCCACTTTTTGAACCTCTTGGATGGGCTCAAGGTCTTGAACGGCGTGCTGGTGATCGCAACCTGCAACGAGCCGGATAAGCTTGACCCAGCGCTGATCCATCGTCCAAGCCGGTTCGACCGGGTCTGGCGGTTTGAGTTGCCTAAGTATGAACAACGTCTTGAACTTCTCCGCAGAAAAGGAGGAACATTCTTCTCCGAATCGGCGCTTGAGACGACGGCTCGACGGTCTGAAGGATTCTCGATGGCCTATGTTCAAGAAATCGTGGTAAACGCCCTGCTCGAATGCGCACACGATAGTTGCGAACCTACAGACAACTCTTTGTTGAAGAGCGTGGAAGTGCTTCGTCTACAGCGCAAGGAAGCCTCGAAGTCTGGAGAATCGATGGAGGAGCGAGAGACGGTGGGGTTTTGCGGGTCGGACATTCATACGCTTTAG
- a CDS encoding helix-turn-helix transcriptional regulator: protein MPPRKGRKPKRYSQVARITVMLRRLRGGAMVGELAEELQVTKRQIHRDLQQIEDSGYPLEQEEGRWRLPLGFKGLEVVVSPYELMSLYLAQRHLAYLKGTPFVDDLESVIRKVESGLPDKVRNHLERIVTTFAPLQRPVRAYAAQRQVIESIRKALLRQLTVVVHGYRKPGERAQDYKVDPYGLILYQYGLYLSGYSHQAGATRTFALERIKTVTVTEDMFKLPQSDPLADRLDRAFGLIDEPPQEVKIWIAPEWAYFVKERSWHPTQKLQSQKDGSVILTMLCGGLDELTAWVLSFGPGAKVLGPQALIDQVSGQLAAAVQSYRSSR, encoded by the coding sequence GTGCCTCCTCGTAAAGGGCGGAAACCTAAACGCTATAGTCAGGTCGCGCGTATCACGGTCATGCTTCGCCGCCTTCGTGGAGGGGCAATGGTCGGCGAACTGGCCGAAGAGCTACAAGTCACGAAGCGCCAGATCCATAGAGATCTGCAACAGATTGAGGACTCAGGTTATCCATTAGAGCAGGAAGAGGGAAGATGGCGGCTGCCTCTCGGCTTCAAGGGGTTGGAGGTAGTGGTATCACCGTACGAGCTGATGTCGCTTTATCTTGCTCAGAGGCATTTAGCGTATTTGAAAGGAACGCCGTTTGTTGACGATCTGGAGTCCGTCATCAGGAAAGTCGAGTCAGGTCTGCCCGATAAAGTCAGAAATCATCTTGAGCGCATCGTGACAACGTTCGCGCCGCTTCAACGGCCGGTCCGGGCCTATGCCGCTCAAAGGCAAGTCATCGAGTCCATCCGCAAGGCATTGCTTCGCCAGCTTACGGTTGTTGTGCACGGCTATCGGAAACCGGGAGAACGCGCACAAGATTATAAAGTGGATCCTTACGGGCTGATTCTGTACCAGTACGGTCTGTACCTCAGCGGGTATTCCCATCAAGCGGGAGCGACGAGGACATTCGCGCTGGAGCGAATCAAGACCGTCACGGTCACGGAAGACATGTTCAAGCTGCCCCAGTCTGATCCTCTTGCGGACCGCCTCGACCGTGCATTCGGGCTGATCGACGAGCCACCACAGGAAGTGAAGATCTGGATTGCGCCTGAGTGGGCCTATTTCGTCAAAGAACGAAGCTGGCATCCGACACAGAAGCTTCAGTCCCAGAAGGACGGCTCCGTCATTCTGACCATGCTGTGCGGCGGTCTCGATGAATTGACCGCCTGGGTTTTGTCTTTCGGGCCTGGGGCGAAGGTACTGGGTCCGCAGGCGCTGATCGATCAGGTTTCCGGTCAGTTGGCCGCCGCCGTCCAATCATATCGATCCTCCCGCTAA
- a CDS encoding peptidylprolyl isomerase — protein MMPFRLLIFRRTYCLPGLLAGLLAGVGPVMSGCGERHEEPVVALVNGRAITQTEFDFRWGELSKATRSRYEKEGGKQRFLDELITRELLMQEARRRGLDQDDSIRDKTQRYKEQLILDELLKDKLQSKVELTQAELDAYYEKHASQLLDPLKADVSVMLLPNVYAAKDLEAQVHRGGNFSKFAQRYSIDEKTKSKGGELGPYRKGLVPPEVDAVIHTLKLGIVSAPIKTDHGYYLVVLTPLDEAIIQADLATQERLRQELLSDKRRKRFEEVIADIRANAAVRFAEASRHITEDTGKR, from the coding sequence ATGATGCCCTTCCGGTTACTCATATTCCGAAGAACATATTGCCTCCCTGGACTACTCGCCGGCCTCTTAGCCGGTGTGGGGCCGGTGATGTCCGGATGTGGCGAGCGACATGAAGAACCGGTCGTCGCCCTGGTGAATGGGCGAGCCATCACCCAAACCGAATTTGACTTTCGGTGGGGCGAACTCTCCAAGGCCACGCGCTCCCGCTACGAGAAGGAGGGGGGCAAGCAACGATTCCTGGACGAACTCATCACCCGAGAGCTGTTGATGCAGGAAGCCCGTCGCCGAGGGCTCGATCAAGACGATAGCATTCGAGACAAGACACAGCGGTATAAGGAACAGTTGATTCTCGACGAGCTGCTGAAAGACAAGCTCCAATCCAAGGTCGAGCTCACCCAGGCCGAACTCGACGCCTATTATGAAAAGCACGCCAGCCAGCTCTTGGATCCCTTGAAGGCCGATGTCTCGGTGATGCTGCTCCCTAATGTGTATGCCGCCAAGGACCTGGAAGCACAGGTGCATCGCGGCGGTAATTTTTCCAAGTTTGCGCAGCGCTACTCGATCGACGAAAAGACGAAATCGAAGGGCGGCGAGCTGGGGCCCTACCGGAAAGGTCTGGTCCCCCCCGAGGTCGATGCCGTCATTCACACCCTCAAACTTGGGATCGTCAGCGCGCCGATTAAGACCGACCACGGCTATTACCTGGTCGTGCTGACCCCGCTCGACGAAGCCATCATCCAAGCCGACTTGGCGACGCAGGAACGACTCCGACAAGAATTATTGTCCGATAAGCGCCGCAAACGATTCGAAGAAGTCATCGCCGACATTCGAGCCAATGCCGCGGTTCGCTTTGCCGAAGCCTCCCGCCATATCACCGAGGACACCGGGAAACGCTGA
- the rfaE2 gene encoding D-glycero-beta-D-manno-heptose 1-phosphate adenylyltransferase produces MITKVLPRDRLLSALSGERANGKRIVFTNGCFDLMHVGHTRYLQAARALGDVLVVGVNSDASVRTLDKAPDRPIVPEAHRAEVLAALGCVDLVVIFDEPTPLQLIAAVQPDVLVKGGDWMIDQIIGREIVEARGGAVKTIPLVPGMSTTGLLQRIRSAVK; encoded by the coding sequence ATGATCACAAAAGTGTTGCCACGCGATCGACTCCTCTCCGCGCTTTCCGGTGAACGGGCAAACGGAAAACGGATCGTGTTCACAAACGGCTGTTTCGACTTGATGCATGTCGGACATACCAGATACCTACAAGCCGCCAGGGCCCTCGGCGATGTCCTTGTCGTCGGGGTCAACAGTGATGCCTCGGTCCGTACGCTGGACAAGGCACCCGACCGGCCCATCGTGCCGGAAGCACACAGGGCTGAGGTGCTGGCCGCCTTAGGCTGTGTGGATCTTGTGGTCATTTTCGACGAACCCACTCCGCTCCAGCTCATCGCGGCCGTCCAACCGGACGTCCTGGTGAAGGGAGGGGATTGGATGATCGACCAGATCATCGGCCGGGAAATTGTCGAAGCTCGCGGAGGTGCGGTCAAGACGATCCCGCTGGTTCCCGGCATGTCGACCACGGGGCTTCTTCAGCGCATTCGCTCGGCTGTGAAGTGA
- a CDS encoding isoaspartyl peptidase/L-asparaginase family protein translates to MHGGAGSRAMTSPQAACLCAALQVGYHLLDRGSSALVAVEQTIRALEGSGLFNAGTGAHLQLDGARRMDASIMEGESLRAGAVVSIEGVVHPISAARRVMEDTDHVLLVGPMATKFARHFKMERQSFTGKPRRFSYETALRKIAQNREKHGTVGAVALDRAGTVAAGASTGGIDRMLPGRVGDTPIIGCGVYADNETGAVSMTGLGEGIMRLALAKEICDRVGQGKTPATAARLVLQKLVARIHGAAGCLVLTSQGRFTIRHSTSHMMAGYWAGRGNPVVNDTFR, encoded by the coding sequence GTGCACGGGGGGGCGGGCTCCCGCGCGATGACTTCACCACAAGCCGCCTGCCTGTGTGCCGCGCTGCAAGTCGGGTATCACTTACTGGATCGGGGCAGCTCCGCGCTCGTTGCCGTTGAACAGACCATCCGCGCGCTTGAGGGCAGCGGACTCTTTAATGCGGGAACAGGAGCGCATCTGCAACTCGACGGAGCGCGGCGGATGGATGCGTCCATCATGGAGGGAGAAAGTTTACGCGCCGGTGCGGTGGTCTCGATCGAAGGGGTCGTGCATCCGATCAGCGCCGCCAGACGCGTGATGGAAGACACGGATCATGTCTTGCTCGTCGGGCCGATGGCGACGAAGTTCGCCAGGCATTTCAAGATGGAGCGCCAATCGTTCACGGGCAAGCCTCGCCGGTTTTCCTATGAAACGGCTCTCCGAAAAATTGCACAAAACCGAGAAAAACATGGGACGGTTGGAGCCGTCGCACTCGATCGGGCCGGGACGGTTGCCGCCGGCGCCTCGACCGGTGGGATCGATCGCATGTTACCGGGACGAGTCGGGGATACGCCGATCATCGGCTGTGGGGTCTATGCCGACAATGAGACCGGCGCCGTATCGATGACAGGATTGGGCGAGGGCATCATGCGCTTGGCACTCGCCAAAGAGATCTGTGATCGAGTAGGTCAAGGAAAAACCCCAGCCACTGCCGCACGACTTGTGCTGCAGAAACTGGTCGCTCGTATTCATGGAGCTGCGGGATGCCTGGTCCTCACTTCTCAAGGACGATTCACCATTCGTCATTCCACCTCCCACATGATGGCCGGGTACTGGGCTGGACGCGGAAACCCGGTGGTCAACGACACCTTCCGATAG
- a CDS encoding VOC family protein, whose amino-acid sequence MANRIFHLAFPIHDVEATLRFYVDGLGCSVGRRSKHAVTLGLAGHQLVAHLVPEQPSKQKGIYPSHFGLVFLSLEEWQALADRAKAKGLTFYQQPRVRFPGTRIEHRTFFLEDPSHNLLEFKHYTYESAIFGEQDFTEVGDTGSEPTD is encoded by the coding sequence ATGGCGAATAGAATTTTCCATCTCGCCTTTCCGATTCACGACGTCGAAGCCACGCTACGGTTCTATGTGGATGGCCTCGGCTGTTCCGTTGGACGGAGATCGAAACACGCCGTCACACTTGGCTTGGCTGGCCATCAGCTTGTGGCGCATCTCGTGCCGGAACAACCTTCGAAGCAGAAAGGAATCTACCCCAGTCATTTCGGGCTGGTGTTTCTCTCGCTGGAGGAATGGCAGGCGTTGGCCGATCGAGCCAAGGCGAAAGGCCTTACTTTTTACCAGCAACCGCGCGTGCGCTTTCCCGGCACGCGCATCGAGCACCGCACGTTTTTCCTGGAGGACCCGTCCCACAACCTGCTTGAATTCAAACACTACACCTACGAATCAGCCATCTTCGGTGAGCAGGATTTTACTGAGGTAGGCGATACTGGCAGTGAACCGACGGACTAA
- a CDS encoding ORF6N domain-containing protein, producing MSNVIPIERIERTILLVRGHKVILDRDLAALYGVATRGLNKAVSRNLERFPADFMMQLTRSEFSNLKSQLGTSSWGGTRKLSRAFTEQGGDAFWSPSQ from the coding sequence GTGAGCAACGTCATACCAATTGAACGAATTGAGCGGACGATCCTTCTGGTCAGAGGCCATAAGGTCATTCTAGACCGAGATCTGGCCGCTTTATATGGCGTGGCCACAAGAGGCTTGAATAAGGCCGTCTCCAGAAATCTCGAACGGTTCCCGGCGGATTTCATGATGCAGCTCACAAGGTCAGAGTTCAGCAACTTGAAGTCCCAATTGGGAACATCAAGTTGGGGCGGAACCAGGAAGTTGTCGAGAGCATTTACTGAACAAGGTGGCGATGCTTTCTGGAGTCCTTCGCAGTAA
- the mfd gene encoding transcription-repair coupling factor, which produces MSEAQIQPPAWLVPLRSALSQGQARACLLGAHGSTAACALTLLNDIPQATPDRAGLCVVVTPNDDSAERIFNDLCFFHGLIGRPVEDLAWFPEWETLPYEATAPHVGLIAHRMTTLHRLLINPPSILVTSVAAAMHRVIPRSTFEQAIFHFQTGAAFERESLITNLLRLGYRRVSVVEIPGEFSVRGGIIDIFSTAYANPVRVEFLGDHVESIRLFDASTQTSITKLNEGWVLPAREFVRPPHAPEAIVPIQADAEWRSPDLYDSMDTLFDYLTAVPFLALDQLDALKKACETAWEKIDDGYLRHVDRDATQPYPSPERLFLTWEGIQQRIAPWPMLALEPLAAPDATWDQTFVFSAQTPGSIGLGIRGTAFSQTLSLLEGLRNEHRVVLVARSRGQVDRLLALLREHDLPADPWNPTAWSSQRTGKRPFYVLHGDLSAGFLSGDFRLALLTEEELFAKGARHKPQPKSRTATFLSSLEDLNVGDYVVHVQHGIAKYRGLKRLSVQDFESDFLILEFSGGDTLYVPLDRLNQVQRYGGAEGHVPRLDRLGGTSWAKTTARVKKNIEEMAQELIDLYANRELVKRNAYGSTTTLYHEFEAAFEYEETSDQLRAIADIGRDMESTKPMDRLVCGDVGYGKTEVAMRAAFKAVEHDRQVAVLVPTTLLAHQHYENFAERFAPFPMRVALLSRFQSPKEAKATLKDVGAGTVDIVIGTHRLLQKDVAFRQLGLVIIDEEQWFGVKHKERLKQLRTQVDVLTLTATPIPRTLQMAMSSVRDLSIIDTPPAGRLAIKTEVVRFSDKAVRDAILRELGRGGQIYFVHNRVETMERIGAWLHQLVPEARMVMAHGQMDARPLEAVMLKFVKREADVLIASAIIQSGLDVPNANTIIVNRADLFGLAQLYQLRGRVGRGGEQAYAYFLIPDEGTLTGDAQKRLIAIQQFTELGSGFRIAAADLEIRGAGNLLGKQQSGHIAAIGLDLYMQMVEQAVQRLKGHVIEEDPDPTLQFPVSAFIPEQYVTDPHHRLSLYKRLTACGQIGELALLHGEIQDRYGPPPEPVERLLEVMQLQTHAKRLRLASIEVHDQTTKVVFHPKAVIPESSVHRLMDQLKKRLRLLSPVAFEIQMRHSDWPSLFSELNAILQSLDLCDTKTIQRDTTVS; this is translated from the coding sequence GTGTCTGAAGCTCAGATCCAACCCCCAGCCTGGCTTGTCCCCCTTCGTTCGGCACTGAGCCAAGGACAAGCTCGCGCCTGTCTGCTTGGGGCGCACGGCTCGACCGCGGCTTGCGCCCTGACCCTACTGAACGACATCCCCCAAGCGACTCCGGATCGAGCCGGTCTCTGTGTGGTAGTGACTCCGAACGACGACTCGGCCGAACGAATCTTCAATGACCTGTGCTTCTTCCATGGACTCATAGGTCGTCCGGTCGAGGACCTGGCGTGGTTCCCGGAGTGGGAAACACTTCCCTACGAAGCGACGGCGCCGCATGTCGGATTGATTGCGCACCGGATGACGACACTCCATCGCCTGCTCATCAACCCGCCCAGCATCCTCGTCACCTCCGTCGCCGCCGCGATGCATCGTGTCATCCCACGCTCGACCTTCGAGCAGGCGATCTTCCACTTCCAAACGGGTGCCGCCTTCGAACGGGAGTCACTGATCACCAACCTCCTTCGCCTGGGATACCGGCGGGTGTCCGTCGTGGAAATTCCTGGAGAGTTCAGCGTCCGTGGCGGCATCATCGATATCTTCTCGACCGCGTACGCGAATCCGGTCCGGGTGGAGTTTCTCGGGGATCATGTCGAATCCATTCGTTTGTTCGACGCCTCGACCCAGACCTCCATCACAAAATTGAACGAGGGCTGGGTGTTGCCGGCGCGGGAATTCGTTCGGCCTCCACATGCGCCGGAGGCGATCGTGCCGATCCAAGCGGATGCGGAGTGGCGAAGCCCTGACCTGTACGATTCCATGGACACCCTGTTCGACTATCTCACAGCGGTTCCTTTCCTCGCGCTCGATCAACTGGATGCGCTGAAAAAAGCCTGCGAGACTGCCTGGGAGAAGATCGACGACGGCTATCTCCGTCATGTCGACCGGGATGCCACCCAGCCGTATCCCTCGCCCGAACGGCTCTTTCTCACCTGGGAGGGCATCCAACAGCGGATCGCGCCCTGGCCCATGTTGGCTCTTGAGCCCCTAGCGGCGCCCGACGCGACCTGGGATCAGACGTTTGTGTTTTCCGCCCAAACGCCCGGCAGCATCGGACTCGGAATCAGGGGTACCGCCTTCAGCCAGACCCTGAGCCTGTTAGAAGGGCTCCGGAACGAACATCGGGTCGTCTTGGTCGCCCGAAGCCGCGGGCAAGTCGACCGCTTGCTCGCCCTGCTCCGAGAACACGATTTACCCGCCGACCCGTGGAACCCGACGGCCTGGTCAAGCCAGCGAACCGGAAAGCGACCGTTTTATGTGCTGCACGGCGATCTGTCGGCGGGGTTTCTCTCCGGAGACTTTCGGCTCGCGCTCCTGACGGAAGAAGAGCTCTTCGCAAAGGGCGCCCGCCACAAACCGCAACCGAAAAGCAGAACCGCGACCTTCCTCTCCTCTTTGGAAGATCTCAACGTGGGCGACTATGTCGTGCATGTTCAGCACGGCATCGCCAAATATCGAGGGCTCAAGCGCCTGTCGGTCCAAGATTTCGAGAGCGACTTCCTGATTCTCGAGTTCTCCGGCGGAGATACTCTCTATGTTCCTCTCGATCGATTGAATCAGGTGCAACGGTACGGCGGAGCCGAAGGCCATGTCCCTCGGCTGGATCGCCTGGGCGGTACCAGTTGGGCCAAGACCACCGCGCGGGTGAAGAAAAACATCGAGGAAATGGCGCAAGAGCTGATCGATCTCTACGCCAACCGCGAACTGGTGAAACGGAATGCCTACGGCTCGACGACGACCCTGTACCACGAATTCGAAGCCGCCTTTGAATACGAGGAAACATCGGATCAGCTCAGGGCCATCGCGGACATCGGCCGCGACATGGAGTCGACCAAACCCATGGATCGGCTGGTCTGCGGGGACGTCGGATACGGAAAGACCGAAGTGGCCATGCGCGCGGCCTTCAAGGCCGTGGAGCATGACCGCCAAGTGGCGGTGCTGGTGCCGACGACGCTCCTGGCCCATCAACACTATGAGAACTTCGCCGAGCGATTCGCGCCCTTTCCGATGCGCGTCGCGCTGCTCTCACGGTTTCAATCGCCCAAGGAGGCCAAAGCGACTCTGAAGGATGTCGGCGCGGGAACGGTCGACATCGTGATCGGCACGCACCGTCTGCTGCAGAAAGACGTGGCATTCCGACAACTTGGCCTCGTCATCATCGACGAAGAACAATGGTTCGGCGTCAAACATAAAGAGCGCCTGAAGCAACTTCGCACCCAGGTCGACGTGCTGACGCTGACCGCCACTCCCATTCCGCGCACCCTGCAAATGGCGATGTCGAGCGTGCGGGATCTCTCGATCATCGACACCCCGCCGGCCGGACGACTGGCGATCAAGACGGAAGTGGTCCGGTTCAGCGACAAGGCCGTGCGAGACGCCATCCTGCGTGAACTCGGGCGTGGCGGACAGATCTATTTCGTCCACAATCGAGTCGAAACCATGGAACGGATCGGGGCATGGCTGCATCAATTGGTTCCCGAAGCCCGGATGGTCATGGCCCACGGCCAGATGGATGCGAGGCCGTTGGAAGCCGTGATGCTGAAATTCGTGAAGCGCGAGGCGGATGTCCTGATCGCTTCGGCCATCATCCAGTCCGGGCTCGATGTCCCCAACGCCAACACCATCATCGTCAATCGGGCCGACCTGTTCGGCCTCGCGCAGTTGTACCAATTACGCGGGCGAGTCGGGCGTGGCGGAGAGCAAGCTTACGCGTACTTCCTGATTCCCGATGAAGGGACATTGACCGGCGATGCCCAGAAGCGATTGATCGCGATTCAACAGTTCACGGAGCTGGGATCCGGGTTCCGTATCGCCGCGGCGGACCTTGAGATTCGAGGGGCCGGCAATCTTCTGGGCAAACAGCAGTCGGGGCATATCGCCGCGATCGGGTTGGATCTCTACATGCAAATGGTGGAGCAGGCAGTTCAGCGGTTGAAGGGGCATGTGATCGAGGAAGACCCCGACCCGACATTGCAGTTCCCGGTTTCGGCGTTTATTCCGGAACAATATGTGACCGACCCGCACCACCGTCTGTCCCTCTATAAACGGCTGACGGCTTGCGGTCAGATCGGTGAGCTGGCTCTGTTGCATGGGGAGATTCAGGACCGTTACGGTCCCCCTCCGGAACCGGTCGAGCGACTGCTTGAAGTCATGCAACTCCAGACCCACGCCAAACGTCTTCGCCTGGCTTCGATCGAGGTGCACGACCAGACGACCAAAGTTGTGTTCCACCCGAAGGCCGTCATCCCCGAGAGCTCCGTCCACCGATTGATGGATCAGCTGAAGAAGCGGCTGCGCCTCCTGAGCCCCGTCGCATTCGAAATTCAGATGCGTCATAGCGATTGGCCCTCGCTTTTTTCGGAACTCAACGCAATCTTGCAAAGCCTCGATCTCTGTGATACCAAGACCATCCAAAGGGATACGACTGTCTCGTAA
- the yihA gene encoding ribosome biogenesis GTP-binding protein YihA/YsxC, whose amino-acid sequence MKIFAAEFIKSCLSPEQFPAGTLHEVAFVGRSNVGKSSLINSLLNRRDLAKISRTPGKTRAVNVFLVSTSDPDLSQFHLVDLPGYGFAKVSKSVRTQWGPLMEDYLVGRASLLVVVMLVDSRVATDQDCQTLAWLRSIHRNPLVVATKVDKLKPGERVRTLSQTHRALGLAEGEMLIPYSSVTGDGRDRMWRAIRDVAGSLRADVL is encoded by the coding sequence ATGAAAATCTTCGCCGCTGAGTTTATCAAAAGTTGTCTGTCTCCAGAACAGTTTCCTGCCGGCACTCTCCACGAGGTGGCCTTCGTGGGGCGCTCCAATGTGGGCAAGTCGTCGTTGATCAATTCGTTGCTCAATCGTCGGGATCTGGCAAAGATCAGCCGGACGCCGGGCAAGACGCGGGCCGTGAACGTGTTTCTCGTCTCGACCTCCGACCCGGATCTTTCGCAATTCCATCTCGTGGACCTGCCCGGCTATGGATTCGCCAAAGTGTCGAAATCGGTCCGCACCCAGTGGGGGCCGCTGATGGAAGACTACCTTGTCGGTCGAGCGTCGTTACTCGTGGTCGTGATGTTAGTGGACAGCCGGGTCGCGACCGATCAGGATTGCCAGACACTCGCGTGGCTTCGTTCGATCCACCGGAATCCCCTCGTCGTTGCGACCAAGGTCGATAAGTTGAAGCCCGGCGAACGGGTCCGCACGCTCAGCCAGACCCATCGAGCCTTAGGACTCGCCGAGGGGGAGATGTTGATTCCGTACTCATCGGTGACCGGGGATGGGCGGGATCGGATGTGGAGAGCCATTCGCGACGTGGCCGGCAGCCTTCGCGCGGATGTTTTGTGA
- a CDS encoding peptidylprolyl isomerase, with translation MRHASVGSDRLVRFKLPLALLMIALWPPAFSEARLQDRIVAIVNSELIMWSDVKREFETEHERLSREHAGSDLAQRLKTAEYMALTKLIERRLQLQEAKAQKVQVSDLEVKQALEQMKRQGSPLDTANPSDLQTVRDQLLLMRVTDQHIRGNITVGDSELKRFYEEHRDRFALPEEYQLSQILIRPRFSDGLAETLTKARRAMDDLKRGDKFEDVAMRYSDGANALQGGRLGLVRQGELIPTIEQAVAQLVPGGISDLIESPEGIQIIRMDDRKPKQFRRYEDVRREVQELVYQRKSDDMYQSWLVDLKNKAYIEIKFEQAADKAQSQPVRSSP, from the coding sequence ATGAGACACGCATCGGTCGGATCGGATCGGCTGGTCCGATTCAAATTGCCGCTCGCCCTCTTGATGATCGCGCTGTGGCCCCCGGCCTTTTCCGAGGCCCGGCTACAAGATCGCATCGTCGCCATCGTCAATTCAGAATTGATCATGTGGTCGGATGTGAAGCGTGAATTTGAAACGGAGCACGAGCGGCTTTCCCGCGAGCACGCCGGAAGCGACCTCGCCCAACGGTTGAAAACAGCGGAGTATATGGCCCTGACGAAGCTCATCGAGCGGCGATTGCAACTGCAGGAAGCCAAGGCTCAAAAGGTTCAAGTTTCCGATCTGGAAGTGAAGCAAGCCCTCGAGCAGATGAAGCGGCAAGGCAGCCCCCTCGACACCGCCAATCCAAGCGATCTGCAGACCGTTCGCGACCAGCTCCTCCTCATGCGGGTCACCGACCAGCATATTCGCGGCAACATCACCGTCGGAGACTCCGAGCTCAAGCGGTTCTACGAGGAACATCGCGACCGGTTCGCGCTTCCCGAAGAATACCAACTGAGCCAGATCCTCATTCGACCGCGCTTCTCCGATGGATTGGCCGAGACCTTGACCAAGGCCCGCCGAGCCATGGACGACTTGAAACGAGGCGACAAGTTTGAAGACGTCGCCATGCGGTACTCCGACGGCGCCAACGCCTTACAGGGCGGACGACTCGGATTGGTCCGGCAAGGGGAACTCATCCCGACCATCGAACAGGCCGTCGCTCAGTTAGTGCCTGGAGGGATTTCCGATCTCATCGAGAGCCCTGAGGGAATCCAGATCATCCGCATGGACGACAGAAAGCCGAAACAGTTTCGCCGATACGAGGACGTCCGGCGAGAAGTGCAGGAGCTGGTCTATCAGCGGAAGAGCGACGACATGTATCAGTCGTGGCTGGTGGATCTCAAGAACAAGGCCTACATCGAGATCAAGTTCGAACAAGCGGCCGATAAAGCTCAGTCGCAGCCTGTACGGTCATCACCATAA